One genomic region from Bradyrhizobium icense encodes:
- a CDS encoding methyl-accepting chemotaxis protein has product MRIGRLFALSMLSVTVLAVVLGAGVLVPQYRTFAGKSEAIKTVEAYGAVLAVGQQVAGYRAPYVGPLFQEAAATPAQIETAAKAVQAADAAFAKARTVVGALNDGAATVQGLNQAAAKLAEVRAASDRALSLPMSGRDPAAVKGFLPGIAAVVGILEPLLNRLENQVAMADASLTALLNVARTAQDLRISAGGRAATVSFAISTHRPLTAAEISITDRAQGRVDLDRERIEAGVDQIGSPPRLAKAMNDAIEGYFGKAAPWLEKAMAAGRADGNYGINADQLASAIVPAVQAFFAVRDAALAEAAERASAARDGALTMLALAGLAVVALLAVLAGVTVMLRRRVIAPLANLTGAVGDLAAGRHDVTIPTIARADEIGAMAGSLQVFKDALIAKKAADEAAAVEADAKIQRGQRVDRITSDFEAMIGEIVEIVASASNELEASADTLTATAERSEELTTMVAAASEEASTNVQSVASATEEMASSVNEISRQVQGSARIASEAVEQAQKTNDRVGELAKAAARIGDVVELINTIAGQTNLLALNATIEAARAGEAGRGFAVVASEVKALAEQTAKATGEISQQISGIQAATQESVGAIKEIGDTIGRMSEIAATIAAAVEQQGAATQEISRNVQQAANGTQQVSSNIADVQRGASETGSASAQVLSAAKSLSGESDRLKREVGKFLSSVRAA; this is encoded by the coding sequence ATGCGGATCGGTCGGCTTTTTGCACTCTCGATGCTTTCGGTGACGGTCCTTGCGGTCGTCCTTGGCGCCGGGGTCCTCGTCCCGCAATACCGTACCTTTGCCGGCAAGAGCGAGGCGATCAAGACCGTGGAGGCCTATGGCGCGGTGCTGGCCGTTGGTCAGCAGGTCGCCGGTTACCGGGCGCCTTATGTCGGCCCGCTGTTCCAGGAAGCAGCCGCGACGCCGGCGCAGATCGAGACCGCCGCGAAAGCGGTGCAGGCCGCCGACGCCGCATTCGCAAAAGCACGGACGGTGGTCGGCGCGCTCAACGATGGCGCAGCGACTGTCCAGGGCCTGAACCAGGCGGCGGCCAAGCTTGCCGAGGTTCGCGCGGCGAGCGATCGCGCACTGAGCCTGCCGATGAGCGGGCGCGATCCGGCAGCTGTCAAGGGCTTTCTGCCGGGCATTGCCGCCGTGGTCGGGATTCTCGAACCGCTGTTGAACCGCCTGGAAAACCAGGTGGCGATGGCGGATGCGTCGCTGACGGCGCTGCTGAATGTCGCCCGCACCGCCCAGGATCTGCGTATCTCGGCCGGCGGCCGCGCTGCCACCGTGTCGTTTGCGATCAGCACGCACCGGCCGCTGACGGCGGCTGAAATTTCCATCACCGACCGCGCCCAGGGCCGCGTCGATCTCGACCGCGAGCGGATCGAGGCCGGCGTCGATCAGATCGGCAGCCCGCCGCGTCTTGCCAAGGCGATGAACGATGCCATCGAGGGCTATTTCGGCAAAGCCGCGCCTTGGCTTGAAAAGGCGATGGCGGCAGGGCGCGCCGACGGCAACTACGGAATCAACGCGGATCAACTCGCCAGCGCGATCGTGCCGGCGGTGCAGGCCTTCTTCGCGGTGCGCGATGCGGCGCTCGCGGAAGCCGCCGAGCGCGCAAGCGCCGCGCGCGATGGCGCGCTGACGATGCTGGCGCTGGCGGGCCTTGCCGTCGTGGCGCTGCTCGCCGTGCTTGCCGGCGTCACCGTGATGCTGCGCCGGCGCGTGATCGCGCCGCTGGCAAACCTGACCGGCGCGGTTGGCGATCTCGCCGCCGGCCGGCATGACGTCACGATCCCGACCATCGCGCGTGCCGATGAAATCGGCGCCATGGCGGGCTCGCTGCAGGTTTTCAAGGACGCCCTGATCGCCAAGAAGGCCGCTGACGAGGCTGCCGCGGTGGAAGCCGATGCAAAAATCCAGCGCGGCCAGCGCGTCGACCGGATCACCAGCGATTTCGAGGCGATGATCGGCGAGATCGTCGAGATCGTCGCATCGGCCTCGAACGAACTGGAAGCCTCCGCCGACACGTTGACGGCGACCGCGGAGCGTTCCGAAGAGCTGACCACCATGGTTGCGGCGGCGTCCGAGGAAGCCTCCACCAACGTGCAATCGGTGGCATCCGCCACCGAAGAGATGGCTTCCTCCGTCAACGAGATCAGCCGTCAGGTCCAGGGCTCGGCGCGCATCGCCAGCGAGGCGGTGGAGCAGGCGCAGAAGACCAATGACCGCGTCGGCGAACTCGCCAAGGCTGCCGCCCGCATCGGCGACGTGGTGGAGTTGATCAACACCATTGCCGGCCAGACCAACCTCTTGGCGCTGAATGCCACCATCGAGGCGGCGCGGGCAGGCGAGGCAGGGCGCGGTTTTGCGGTGGTCGCCTCCGAAGTGAAGGCATTGGCCGAGCAGACCGCGAAAGCGACCGGCGAGATCAGCCAGCAGATATCGGGCATCCAGGCGGCGACGCAGGAATCGGTCGGCGCCATCAAGGAGATCGGCGATACTATCGGACGGATGTCGGAGATTGCCGCCACCATCGCAGCCGCCGTTGAGCAGCAGGGCGCGGCGACTCAGGAAATTTCCCGCAACGTGCAGCAGGCCGCGAACGGCACCCAGCAGGTCTCCTCCAACATCGCCGACGTGCAGCGCGGCGCGAGCGAGACCGGCTCCGCCTCCGCCCAAGTGCTATCGGCGGCAAAATCGCTGTCCGGCGAAAGCGACAGGCTGAAGCGCGAGGTCGGAAAATTCCTAAGCTCCGTGCGCGCGGCCTGA
- a CDS encoding methylated-DNA--[protein]-cysteine S-methyltransferase produces MTGRGYSIFDTAIGRCGIAWSAAGIIGVQLPEVREIDTRRRFYRLYPDARELYPPPNVQTAIDGIIALLRGAVCDLSDVALDMTGIPAFNQRVYAYVRAIPRGETRTYAEVAAHLRASGAVHSVAQAIGRNPFMIIVPCHRVLEAGNYADKISAFGGAISKRRLLSIEGASQTSGKTLFDVLLPVAPPRPHP; encoded by the coding sequence ATGACGGGGCGTGGCTACAGCATTTTCGACACTGCGATCGGCCGCTGCGGCATCGCATGGAGCGCGGCGGGCATTATCGGCGTACAACTCCCTGAAGTCCGCGAGATCGACACGCGGCGGCGGTTTTATCGGCTTTATCCTGACGCGCGCGAGCTTTACCCTCCCCCGAATGTTCAGACCGCCATCGATGGCATCATCGCGCTGTTGCGCGGAGCGGTATGCGATCTGTCCGACGTCGCGCTCGATATGACCGGCATTCCCGCCTTCAACCAGCGCGTCTACGCCTATGTGCGGGCGATCCCGCGCGGCGAGACGCGGACCTATGCGGAAGTAGCTGCGCACCTTCGCGCTTCAGGGGCAGTCCATTCGGTGGCGCAGGCGATTGGCCGCAACCCCTTCATGATTATCGTGCCCTGCCATCGCGTGCTCGAAGCCGGCAATTATGCTGACAAGATCTCGGCCTTTGGCGGAGCGATCTCCAAGCGGCGGCTGCTCTCGATCGAGGGCGCCAGCCAGACTTCCGGCAAGACGCTGTTCGACGTGCTGCTGCCGGTTGCACCGCCGCGCCCGCATCCTTAA
- a CDS encoding helix-turn-helix transcriptional regulator, which produces MIATTLLERKSISVFDFRCTAGPGDKPFAEQHGGHSISYVRKGSFGLRSRGKCSELVVGSVLIGHPGDEYTCTHEHVCGDECLSFFFAPELVETIGDSRSPWQIGSAPPLPELVVLGELAQAAADGSSDIGLDEIGQVLASRFVEAVSGRPRKSGPDAARDRRRAVETALWIDANSHHQINLEDAAAHAGISPFHFLRLFSQALGVTPHQYLVRSRLRHAARRLAYDDSPITDIAYDVGFADLSNFVRTFHRAAGASPLKFRQASRGMRKIFQERLALH; this is translated from the coding sequence ATGATCGCGACCACGCTTCTCGAACGCAAATCGATCTCCGTCTTCGATTTCCGCTGCACCGCGGGACCCGGCGACAAGCCGTTCGCGGAGCAGCATGGCGGCCACTCGATCTCCTATGTGCGTAAAGGCAGTTTCGGCCTGCGCAGCCGCGGCAAGTGCAGCGAACTGGTGGTGGGATCGGTGCTGATCGGCCATCCCGGCGACGAATATACCTGTACTCACGAGCACGTCTGCGGCGACGAATGCCTGTCGTTCTTCTTCGCTCCCGAGCTGGTGGAAACCATCGGCGACAGCCGGTCGCCCTGGCAGATCGGCTCCGCACCGCCGCTGCCGGAACTCGTCGTACTCGGCGAGCTGGCGCAGGCGGCAGCAGATGGCAGTAGCGATATCGGTCTCGACGAGATCGGTCAGGTGCTGGCGAGCCGCTTTGTCGAGGCGGTTTCGGGCAGGCCGCGCAAATCCGGTCCCGATGCGGCGCGCGACCGCCGCCGCGCGGTGGAAACCGCGCTGTGGATCGATGCCAATTCGCATCATCAGATCAATCTGGAGGACGCCGCCGCGCACGCCGGGATCAGCCCGTTTCACTTCCTGCGGCTATTCTCGCAAGCGCTCGGCGTCACCCCGCACCAATATCTGGTGCGCTCGCGGCTGCGCCATGCCGCGCGGCGCTTGGCCTACGACGACAGCCCGATCACCGACATCGCCTATGACGTCGGTTTTGCCGACCTCTCGAATTTCGTGCGCACCTTCCATCGCGCCGCCGGCGCCTCGCCGCTGAAATTCCGCCAGGCCTCGCGAGGCATGCGCAAGATTTTCCAAGAACGGCTGGCCCTCCACTGA
- a CDS encoding VOC family protein: protein MYDHIGLRVGDLDASVRFYTAALAPLGFVLCSRDDSGAGFGPKGAPALWLHLHKGSSGSAAHVAFRAKDHAAIQKFHAEGLKAGGRDNGGAGLRADYSPTYYAAFLIDPDGNNVEAVCT, encoded by the coding sequence ATGTACGACCACATCGGATTACGCGTCGGCGATCTCGACGCCAGCGTGCGCTTCTATACGGCAGCGCTCGCGCCCCTCGGCTTCGTGCTGTGCTCGCGGGATGATTCCGGCGCAGGCTTCGGCCCAAAGGGCGCGCCTGCGCTCTGGCTGCATCTGCACAAGGGATCTTCAGGATCGGCCGCCCATGTCGCGTTCCGCGCCAAGGATCATGCGGCGATCCAGAAATTCCACGCCGAAGGCCTGAAGGCCGGCGGCCGCGACAATGGAGGCGCCGGACTGCGCGCGGATTACAGCCCGACCTATTACGCTGCGTTTTTGATCGACCCCGACGGCAACAATGTCGAGGCGGTTTGTACATAG
- a CDS encoding SRPBCC family protein, producing MASIHKEILIDANPADVWDALRDFGALHTRLVPGFVTDTKLDGDARIVTFANGTVAREILVDCDDARRRLVYAIVSDRIKQHSASAQVFDDGNGRTRFVWIADVLPNEIAPYMDAQMDLGLIAMQKALGRSAA from the coding sequence ATGGCTTCCATTCACAAGGAAATCCTGATCGACGCGAACCCTGCCGACGTCTGGGACGCACTTCGCGATTTCGGCGCGCTGCACACGCGGCTGGTGCCCGGCTTCGTCACCGACACCAAGCTCGACGGCGATGCTCGCATCGTGACGTTTGCCAACGGCACGGTGGCACGCGAAATCCTGGTCGATTGCGACGACGCACGGCGGCGGCTGGTCTATGCCATCGTCAGCGACCGCATCAAACAGCACAGCGCCTCGGCACAGGTATTCGACGATGGCAACGGGCGCACCCGCTTCGTGTGGATCGCCGATGTGCTGCCGAACGAGATCGCGCCCTATATGGACGCGCAGATGGATCTGGGCCTCATCGCAATGCAGAAAGCCCTGGGACGGAGCGCGGCATGA
- a CDS encoding MATE family efflux transporter, whose translation MSDLGVAEIPVDEDERPFPPLAAPAKNALLDGPILRTLLWLAWPNVIALTAGTCVVIAETSYIGRLGVESLAAMALVFPAVILTMTMSGGAMGGGVASAIARALGAGDIERASTLATHALLIGLCFGLAFMLGMLIFGAKLLELLGGRGNVLTQAVAYTQIFFGGAVVPWLMNTMSGILRGTGNMKLPSLLMLSSAICQIILGGTLGLGFGPIPQFGMRGVAAGSLIAYLISISVMTWYLFSGRARVVPKIRGLRIRWAMFIDILKVGAIACFSPLQSVLTISIFTYMLASFGTEVLAGYGIGARLEFMLTSISFAVGIASVPMVGMAVGAQRIARARKIAWTAGLVAFASVGTFASFIAIFPDIWVNLFTSDAAVRAASRQYLSTAAPMYAFLGLATAMYFSSQGAAKVIGPVMAQTARLLFIGAGGWWLLTRGATAQHLFMLAAASMVLLGVLSCASVVLTRWGPKPRVSAVRPALS comes from the coding sequence ATGTCCGATCTCGGCGTTGCCGAAATTCCCGTAGACGAGGACGAGCGTCCGTTTCCGCCACTGGCGGCGCCGGCGAAAAACGCGCTGCTCGACGGCCCGATCCTGCGCACGCTGCTGTGGCTGGCCTGGCCCAACGTGATCGCGCTGACGGCAGGCACCTGCGTGGTCATCGCCGAGACCTCCTACATTGGCCGGCTCGGCGTAGAATCGCTTGCCGCGATGGCGCTGGTGTTTCCTGCCGTGATCCTGACCATGACCATGTCGGGCGGCGCCATGGGCGGCGGCGTGGCGTCGGCCATTGCACGCGCGCTCGGCGCGGGCGACATCGAGCGCGCCTCGACACTGGCGACGCATGCGCTGCTGATCGGCCTCTGCTTCGGGCTGGCCTTCATGCTGGGCATGCTGATCTTCGGGGCAAAGCTGCTCGAACTGCTCGGCGGCCGCGGCAATGTGCTGACCCAGGCGGTCGCCTACACGCAGATCTTCTTCGGCGGCGCCGTCGTGCCGTGGCTGATGAACACGATGTCGGGCATTCTGCGCGGCACCGGCAACATGAAACTGCCATCGCTTCTGATGCTCTCCTCGGCGATTTGCCAGATCATTCTCGGCGGCACGCTGGGCTTGGGTTTCGGCCCGATCCCGCAATTCGGCATGCGCGGGGTCGCGGCCGGTTCGCTGATCGCTTACCTGATCAGCATCTCCGTGATGACATGGTACCTGTTCTCGGGCCGCGCGCGCGTCGTTCCCAAGATCCGCGGCCTTCGCATTCGATGGGCGATGTTCATCGACATCCTGAAGGTCGGGGCCATCGCCTGCTTCTCGCCGCTGCAATCGGTGCTGACGATCAGTATTTTCACCTACATGCTGGCAAGCTTCGGCACCGAAGTCCTCGCCGGCTACGGCATCGGCGCGCGGCTCGAGTTCATGCTGACCTCCATCTCGTTTGCGGTCGGCATCGCCTCGGTGCCGATGGTCGGCATGGCCGTCGGCGCGCAGCGCATCGCGCGCGCCCGCAAGATCGCCTGGACGGCGGGGCTCGTCGCATTCGCCTCGGTCGGCACGTTTGCAAGCTTCATCGCAATCTTCCCCGACATCTGGGTCAACCTCTTCACATCGGATGCGGCCGTGCGTGCCGCCAGCCGGCAATATCTGTCGACGGCGGCGCCGATGTACGCCTTTCTTGGCCTCGCCACGGCGATGTATTTTTCGTCGCAGGGCGCGGCCAAGGTGATCGGCCCCGTCATGGCGCAGACCGCGCGGCTGTTGTTCATCGGCGCCGGTGGCTGGTGGCTGTTGACGCGCGGCGCCACCGCGCAGCACCTCTTCATGCTGGCGGCGGCATCGATGGTGCTGCTTGGCGTGCTGTCGTGCGCCAGCGTTGTGCTGACGCGCTGGGGGCCGAAACCGCGGGTGTCCGCGGTTAGGCCGGCGCTGTCGTGA